In a genomic window of Rhopalosiphum maidis isolate BTI-1 chromosome 4, ASM367621v3, whole genome shotgun sequence:
- the LOC113550501 gene encoding uncharacterized protein LOC113550501 isoform X1: MAENIAFSDWSEKLDTAGTNHWLPAYGLQQPPVAIVGNGHQQNDPTFDSGPHDHTDYFDDNNEDEICDNGEEDNWSSFNQSSYGGNIVSSTSYIFLETILEETSDDLRTDSERSSEEDFIKEENWSVINRGDPFNLFNSSNNNKQMPVRMLYDNNDPGVHDDDDDNDTVLFYRDNLQDHHLWTNGASGGPLTNGCGGGSLLQFESLEKQCEQTVFRTTATATPFMTNSAESLNTAQRSTGVSRRQNWKHQPTLDDDCGTSTAAAMDDDETVLCSTPFSSYAGDGSSIKSLSKSMESVHSTASRKRCNNNCRDGVNDVSQSLDELRMCGRDDGQYDSVVAAAGATCAASQPATGMYKTVDCLIDPAYCGKMDDDDDEDETDGKKKEDVIQGVGCKQQRSSENLSEDSGFGDQVPRGPAAQQTYKPIAEDENYFEMSTKSIATIVAAAAVSATAAQCSVAAKRKGTNDDDDDDADDADDEMKSKFSAAWHSYPDLGDRPSVTTESPTTDDDENRRNHHHHHHHRDGTAMASRMPMSSTPNLCADGLLAHTDGDYLRSKKLLDSTVSLDRSHSLKRIHYESESALSAASSRGSNLLITTSFVNLAAVPTPNKGVHFCPVVSEVNWRESFSSSSCTDVGGGGGAGEDDNGSDEPPETEDDEDYDRISDEVDENIDTMVMKLLTGLPSETRRPSVAEKQQLRERLDFITGGSPPMSHRIVAAPTNNTAATGSNSHGRSVQPRPTEVDAPAVVVMSAKSKTIGDKLGGFFQRFSLRRLSGRRNKDKKKQKAEECNATAAVSAQSSNNNCRPDTPPPPPPVAGRQSSATAAATSDRGKKPPLPPQPPSADGYVTRRRLVYDENRGSRLPPPPALPTAGSRASLQSRSPAAVAMSRPDHRAGLLETDLDSNVTRTSSSSLMMGGGGCSPNKKARSLLDLGASSAKLSLAPNDSNRSSADGSSSNTTDYRAKSMEFLLDKENQAAVQAPENELRKVNVNSGERILSEHELRIQRSLQRLNLPEWYKTCNVPAQGFILKRHSDAGYTTSMSSLSSNQSQSPKMYSNYNNTLLSPQTHAATKNFSRWSTSRLNGSNSNSTSPCSSTRSSFNYRQPYLGWRSQEKLSKPRTPAERLAAGLLAQQQHEPTCQTSLSEVQSSIKEVTSAIANYVSSSTPDGSKERLNTDQDTPSRCPSFKGSTGRLCWLESSFVGNKRPSLTRDTPPSELTTPPSHRKATPVRQIQNNGSWVNDRPSPGSTTMDDVLNSLLGLQLQGTTSNNARYHQHRRGSDVNESSGRDLRRRPYAASVSGNASVAVAQSASTPPKKQHQAAGPHLPGVSAGAIRCRYSECQLTATVTEARRTFKMCHNCNHMYCSRRCRRAHWQNHRKTCLNRRTASLCPSIVDAIRANDRCAERLSTIARRGYLTHGRGAVKCYFSGVELADKFVRGGGDDMQCEPVYAKWTDIDPDLDALGQLCKTYNPDTRYVLHVSVCVLSEVPGPGPVQWERHVVYKCAKMHLDKSLRAAVAHPPPPSASAEASGPAADDGAAGAPDTLILTSLPGCDRRDVRTARRVCFVNVQRHLRQRGVELRHQFPDVHQKLCEYVDGGPDVTFTPVTVYPRDRASGKTFMCIIMPDTEPEKLSLLPGDSARVQTIDIGRESAAATDSRSQ, translated from the exons ATGGCTGAAAATATTGCGTTCAGTGACTGGTCGGAAAAGCTTGACACTGCTGGAACTAATCATTGGCTTCCTGCGTATGGGCTCCAGCAACCGCCAGTGGCGATAGTTGGCAATGGCCACCAACAAAACGATCCCACATTCGATTCTGGCCCTCATGACCACACTGACTATTTCGACGACAACAATG AAGACGAAATTTGTGATAACGGTGAAGAAGATAACTGGTCATCGTTCAACCAAAGTAGTTATGGTGGAAACATCGTAAGCAGCACgtcttatatttttctagaaaCAATTCTCGAAGAAACTTCTGACGATTTGCGGACGGATTCAGAAAGAAGTAGTGAAgaag ATTTCATAAAGGAAGAAAACTGGTCTGTGATAAATCGTGGCGATCCGTTTAACTTGTTCAACTcgagcaataataataaacaaatgccTGTCAGGATGCTTTATGATAACAACGATCCTGGTGTgcatgacgacgacgacgacaacgacacTGTGTTGTTCTACAGGGACAATCTGCAGGATCATCATTTGTGGACGAATGGTGCAAGCGGGGGGCCACTGACCAACGGTTGCGGGGGCGGTAGCCTATTGCAGTTCGAGAGCCTAGAGAAACAATGCGAACAAACCGTGTTCCGGACGACCGCCACTGCGACACCGTTCATGACCAACAGCGCCGAGTCCCTAAACACTGCCCAACGTTCGACAGGCGTGTCACGCCGGCAAAACTGGAAACATCAACCGACGTTAGACGACGACTGCGGTACCTCCACGGCCGCCGCCATGGATGACGACGAAACCGTGTTGTGCAGCACGCCGTTTTCAAGTTACGCTGGCGACGGATCTAGCATCAAGTCGCTAAGCAAGAGCATGGAGAGCGTACACTCGACCGCCAGTCGGAAACGATGCAACAACAACTGCAGGGACGGCGTCAATGACGTGTCGCAGAGTCTTGATGAGTTGCGTATGTGCGGTAGGGACGACGGGCAATACGACTCGGTGGTGGCAGCTGCCGGAGCGACGTGCGCTGCGTCGCAACCTGCCACCGGCATGTACAAAACAGTCGATTGTCTCATCGACCCAGCGTATTGCGGGAAAAtggacgacgatgacgacgaagACGAAACGGATGGTAAAAAAAAGGAAGACGTCATACAGGGCGTAGGATGTAAGCAGCAACGATCGTCCGAGAACTTGAGCGAAGATAGTGGTTTCGGGGATCAGGTGCCCCGCGGTCCTGCTGCACAACAAACGTACAAACCCATTGCTGAGGACGAAAACTATTTTGAGATGTCGACGAAGAGTATCGCGACgatcgtcgccgccgccgccgtttcTGCCACGGCCGCACAGTGCTCAGTAGCCGCCAAGAGGAAGGGGacaaacgacgacgacgacgacgacgccgACGATGCCGACGATGAGATGAAATCTAAATTTAGCGCAGCCTGGCACAGCTATCCCGATCTGGGCGATCGGCCGTCAGTGACTACGGAATCTCCTAcgaccgacgacgacgaaaacCGCCGGAATCACCACCACCATCATCACCACCGCGACGGTACCGCGATGGCGTCACGTATGCCAATGTCAAGCACACCCAACCTGTGCGCCGACGGTTTGCTGGCGCACACTGACGGTGACTATTTGCGCTCCAAAAAGCTGCTAGACTCCACCGTGTCATTGGACAGATCTCACTCGCTGAAGCGCATACATTACGAGAGCGAGTCGGCTCTGAGCGCGGCCTCTTCGCGTGGTAGCAATCTACTGATAACTACCAGTTTCGTGAATCTGGCCGCCGTGCCGACGCCCAACAAGGGCGTGCACTTTTGTCCGGTTGTGTCGGAAGTGAATTGGCGCGAGAGCTTCAGTAGCAGTAGCTGCACCGACGTCGGTGGTGGCGGCGGTGCGGGCGAAGACGACAACGGGTCGGACGAACCACCGGAAACGGAAGACGACGAAGACTATGACCGGATCAGTGACGAAGTCGACGAAAACATTGACACGATGGTAATGAAACTGTTGACCGGTTTACCGTCGGAAACCAGGCGTCCGAGTGTGGCGGAAAAACAACAGCTGCGCGAACGGCTGGACTTCATTACGGGCGGCTCCCCACCAATGTCACATAGGATAGTCGCCGCGCCCACTAATAACACCGCGGCCACCGGTTCCAACAGCCACGGTCGCAGTGTTCAACCGCGACCGACCGAAGTTGACGCGCCCGCTGTGGTCGTCATGTCCGCTAAATCGAAAACGATCGGCGACAAGCTCGGTGGATTTTTTCAGCGGTTCTCTTTGCGCAGGCTGAGCGGCCGGCGAAATAAGGACAAGAAGAAACAAAAAGCGGAGGAATGCAACGCGACGGCGGCGGTGTCTGCACAgtcgagtaataataattgcaggCCCGATACACCGCCGCCCCCGCCGCCCGTCGCGGGACGACAGTCTAGTGCGACCGCTGCCGCCACCTCCGATAGGGGTAAAAAACCGCCGTTACCCCCGCAACCCCCGTCAGCAGATGGGTATGTTACGCGCCGGCGCCTCGTGTATGACGAAAATCGCGGTAGCCGACTGCCGCCACCGCCGGCACTGCCAACGGCTGGCAGTCGTGCGTCTCTGCAATCGCGGTCGCCCGCCGCCGTTGCCATGTCCCGTCCGGATCACCGGGCCGGTCTACTCGAGACCGACTTGGATTCGAACGTGACCAGGACATCGTCGTCATCGCTCATGATGGGCGGCGGTGGTTGTAGCCCCAACAAAAAGGCCCGTAGTCTGCTCGACTTGGGCGCTTCGTCGGCAAAATTGTCACTGGCCCCCAATGACTCGAACAGATCTTCCGCCGACGGGTCGTCCTCAAACACAACCGATTACAGGGCTAAATCCATGGAATTTCTGTTGGATAAGGAAAATCAAGCTGCCGTTCAG gctCCAGAAAATGAACTTCGTAAAGTAAATGTTAACAGTGGAGAACGGATACTTTCTGAACATGAGTTACGCATACAGCGTTCTTTGCAAAGACTCAATCTTCCTGAATGGTACAAAACATGCAATGTACCGGCTCaaggatttattttgaaaagacaTAGTGATGCTGGTTATACAACCAGTATGTCTAGTCTATCATCAAACCAATCACAGTcaccaaaaatgtattctaattacA ATAATACACTGCTTAGCCCCCAAACGCATGCTGCAACTAAGAATTTCTCACGTTGGAGTACTAGCCGTTTGAATGGATCAAATTCAAATAGTACATCTCCTTGTAGTTCAACACGGTCTTCATTTAACTATCGTCAACCATATTTGGGTTGGAGATCTCAGGAAAAATTGTCCAAACCTAGAACCCCAGCCGAACGACTTGCTGCTGGATTACTTGCTCAACAACAACACGAAccg ACATGTCAAACAAGCTTATCTGAAGTACAGTCATCAATTAAAGAAGTAACATCAGCTATAGCCAACTATGTATCGTCGTCAACGCCAGATGGAAGTAAAGAAAGGCTGAATACTGATCAGGATACCCCATCTag atgTCCATCATTTAAAGGTAGCACAGGTCGCTTATGTTGGTTGGAAAGTTCATTTGTGGGAAACAAACGACCTAGTTTAACGAGAGACACACCACCATCAGAATTAACCACACCACCATCACATCGAAAAGCTACACCTGTCagacaaattcaaaataatggcAGTTGGGTCAATG ATCGGCCCAGTCCCGGTTCGACGACTATGGACGACGTCCTAAACTCATTGTTAGGGTTGCAGCTTCAAGGGACGACCTCTAATAACGCTAGGTATCATCAACACCGTCGCGGCAGCGATGTCAACGAAAGCAGCGGTAGAGACCTTAGACGAAGGCCCTACGCTGCTTCAG TTTCAGGTAACGCGTCGGTGGCTGTGGCACAATCAGCATCGACACCTCCAAAAAAACAACACCAAGCGGCGGGTCCCCATCTGCCGGGCGTCTCTGCGGGAGCGATCCGTTGCCGGTACTCGGAGTGTCAGCTGACGGCCACCGTTACCGAGGCCCGGCGCACGTTCAAGATGTGCCACAACTGCAATCACATGTACTGCTCGAGGCGCTGCCGGCGCGCGCACTGGCAGAACCACCGGAAAACGTGCTTGAACCGGCGCACGGCCTCGCTGTGCCCATCCATCGTGGACGCGATCAGGGCGAACGACCGGTGCGCCGAGCGGCTGTCGACTATCGCGCGGCGCGGTTATCTGACGCACGGCCGCGGGGCCGTCAAGTGCTATTTCTCGGGCGTCGAGCTGGCCGACAAGTTCGTGCGGGGCGGTGGCGACGACATGCAGTGCGAACCGGTGTACGCCAAGTGGACGGACATCGACCCGGACCTGGACGCGCTCGGGCAGCTCTGCAAGACGTACAACCCGGACACGCGGTACGTGCTGCACGTGTCTGTGTGCGTGTTGAGCGAGGTGCCCGGCCCGGGACCGGTTCAGTGGGAGCGGCACGTGGTGTACAAGTGTGCCAAGATGCACCTGGACAAGAGTCTGCGCGCCGCCGTTGCTCATCCGCCGCCACCGTCGGCCTCCGCCGAAGCCTCCGGACCGGCGGCGGACGACGGTGCGGCCGGTGCCCCGGACACACTGATACTGACCTCGTTGCCGGGATGCGACCGACGGGACGTGCGCACCGCCCGCCGCGTGTGCTTCGTCAACGTGCAGCGGCACCTCCGGCAGAGGGGTGTCGAGCTCCGTCACCAGTTCCCAGACGTGCACCAAAAGCTGTGCGAGTACGTGGACGGCGGCCCGGACGTCACGTTCACGCCGGTCACGGTGTACCCGCGGGACAGGGCGTCCGGCAAGACGTTCATGTGCATCATCATGCCGGACACGGAGCCCGAGAAGCTGAGCCTGTTGCCCGGGGACAGCGCCA
- the LOC113550501 gene encoding uncharacterized protein LOC113550501 isoform X2, with protein sequence MAENIAFSDWSEKLDTAGTNHWLPAYGLQQPPVAIVGNGHQQNDPTFDSGPHDHTDYFDDNNEDEICDNGEEDNWSSFNQSSYGGNIVSSTSYIFLETILEETSDDLRTDSERSSEEDFIKEENWSVINRGDPFNLFNSSNNNKQMPVRMLYDNNDPGVHDDDDDNDTVLFYRDNLQDHHLWTNGASGGPLTNGCGGGSLLQFESLEKQCEQTVFRTTATATPFMTNSAESLNTAQRSTGVSRRQNWKHQPTLDDDCGTSTAAAMDDDETVLCSTPFSSYAGDGSSIKSLSKSMESVHSTASRKRCNNNCRDGVNDVSQSLDELRMCGRDDGQYDSVVAAAGATCAASQPATGMYKTVDCLIDPAYCGKMDDDDDEDETDGKKKEDVIQGVGCKQQRSSENLSEDSGFGDQVPRGPAAQQTYKPIAEDENYFEMSTKSIATIVAAAAVSATAAQCSVAAKRKGTNDDDDDDADDADDEMKSKFSAAWHSYPDLGDRPSVTTESPTTDDDENRRNHHHHHHHRDGTAMASRMPMSSTPNLCADGLLAHTDGDYLRSKKLLDSTVSLDRSHSLKRIHYESESALSAASSRGSNLLITTSFVNLAAVPTPNKGVHFCPVVSEVNWRESFSSSSCTDVGGGGGAGEDDNGSDEPPETEDDEDYDRISDEVDENIDTMVMKLLTGLPSETRRPSVAEKQQLRERLDFITGGSPPMSHRIVAAPTNNTAATGSNSHGRSVQPRPTEVDAPAVVVMSAKSKTIGDKLGGFFQRFSLRRLSGRRNKDKKKQKAEECNATAAVSAQSSNNNCRPDTPPPPPPVAGRQSSATAAATSDRGKKPPLPPQPPSADGYVTRRRLVYDENRGSRLPPPPALPTAGSRASLQSRSPAAVAMSRPDHRAGLLETDLDSNVTRTSSSSLMMGGGGCSPNKKARSLLDLGASSAKLSLAPNDSNRSSADGSSSNTTDYRAKSMEFLLDKENQAAVQAPENELRKVNVNSGERILSEHELRIQRSLQRLNLPEWYKTCNVPAQGFILKRHSDAGYTTSMSSLSSNQSQSPKMYSNYNNTLLSPQTHAATKNFSRWSTSRLNGSNSNSTSPCSSTRSSFNYRQPYLGWRSQEKLSKPRTPAERLAAGLLAQQQHEPTCQTSLSEVQSSIKEVTSAIANYVSSSTPDGSKERLNTDQDTPSRCPSFKGSTGRLCWLESSFVGNKRPSLTRDTPPSELTTPPSHRKATPVRQIQNNGSWVNVSGNASVAVAQSASTPPKKQHQAAGPHLPGVSAGAIRCRYSECQLTATVTEARRTFKMCHNCNHMYCSRRCRRAHWQNHRKTCLNRRTASLCPSIVDAIRANDRCAERLSTIARRGYLTHGRGAVKCYFSGVELADKFVRGGGDDMQCEPVYAKWTDIDPDLDALGQLCKTYNPDTRYVLHVSVCVLSEVPGPGPVQWERHVVYKCAKMHLDKSLRAAVAHPPPPSASAEASGPAADDGAAGAPDTLILTSLPGCDRRDVRTARRVCFVNVQRHLRQRGVELRHQFPDVHQKLCEYVDGGPDVTFTPVTVYPRDRASGKTFMCIIMPDTEPEKLSLLPGDSARVQTIDIGRESAAATDSRSQ encoded by the exons ATGGCTGAAAATATTGCGTTCAGTGACTGGTCGGAAAAGCTTGACACTGCTGGAACTAATCATTGGCTTCCTGCGTATGGGCTCCAGCAACCGCCAGTGGCGATAGTTGGCAATGGCCACCAACAAAACGATCCCACATTCGATTCTGGCCCTCATGACCACACTGACTATTTCGACGACAACAATG AAGACGAAATTTGTGATAACGGTGAAGAAGATAACTGGTCATCGTTCAACCAAAGTAGTTATGGTGGAAACATCGTAAGCAGCACgtcttatatttttctagaaaCAATTCTCGAAGAAACTTCTGACGATTTGCGGACGGATTCAGAAAGAAGTAGTGAAgaag ATTTCATAAAGGAAGAAAACTGGTCTGTGATAAATCGTGGCGATCCGTTTAACTTGTTCAACTcgagcaataataataaacaaatgccTGTCAGGATGCTTTATGATAACAACGATCCTGGTGTgcatgacgacgacgacgacaacgacacTGTGTTGTTCTACAGGGACAATCTGCAGGATCATCATTTGTGGACGAATGGTGCAAGCGGGGGGCCACTGACCAACGGTTGCGGGGGCGGTAGCCTATTGCAGTTCGAGAGCCTAGAGAAACAATGCGAACAAACCGTGTTCCGGACGACCGCCACTGCGACACCGTTCATGACCAACAGCGCCGAGTCCCTAAACACTGCCCAACGTTCGACAGGCGTGTCACGCCGGCAAAACTGGAAACATCAACCGACGTTAGACGACGACTGCGGTACCTCCACGGCCGCCGCCATGGATGACGACGAAACCGTGTTGTGCAGCACGCCGTTTTCAAGTTACGCTGGCGACGGATCTAGCATCAAGTCGCTAAGCAAGAGCATGGAGAGCGTACACTCGACCGCCAGTCGGAAACGATGCAACAACAACTGCAGGGACGGCGTCAATGACGTGTCGCAGAGTCTTGATGAGTTGCGTATGTGCGGTAGGGACGACGGGCAATACGACTCGGTGGTGGCAGCTGCCGGAGCGACGTGCGCTGCGTCGCAACCTGCCACCGGCATGTACAAAACAGTCGATTGTCTCATCGACCCAGCGTATTGCGGGAAAAtggacgacgatgacgacgaagACGAAACGGATGGTAAAAAAAAGGAAGACGTCATACAGGGCGTAGGATGTAAGCAGCAACGATCGTCCGAGAACTTGAGCGAAGATAGTGGTTTCGGGGATCAGGTGCCCCGCGGTCCTGCTGCACAACAAACGTACAAACCCATTGCTGAGGACGAAAACTATTTTGAGATGTCGACGAAGAGTATCGCGACgatcgtcgccgccgccgccgtttcTGCCACGGCCGCACAGTGCTCAGTAGCCGCCAAGAGGAAGGGGacaaacgacgacgacgacgacgacgccgACGATGCCGACGATGAGATGAAATCTAAATTTAGCGCAGCCTGGCACAGCTATCCCGATCTGGGCGATCGGCCGTCAGTGACTACGGAATCTCCTAcgaccgacgacgacgaaaacCGCCGGAATCACCACCACCATCATCACCACCGCGACGGTACCGCGATGGCGTCACGTATGCCAATGTCAAGCACACCCAACCTGTGCGCCGACGGTTTGCTGGCGCACACTGACGGTGACTATTTGCGCTCCAAAAAGCTGCTAGACTCCACCGTGTCATTGGACAGATCTCACTCGCTGAAGCGCATACATTACGAGAGCGAGTCGGCTCTGAGCGCGGCCTCTTCGCGTGGTAGCAATCTACTGATAACTACCAGTTTCGTGAATCTGGCCGCCGTGCCGACGCCCAACAAGGGCGTGCACTTTTGTCCGGTTGTGTCGGAAGTGAATTGGCGCGAGAGCTTCAGTAGCAGTAGCTGCACCGACGTCGGTGGTGGCGGCGGTGCGGGCGAAGACGACAACGGGTCGGACGAACCACCGGAAACGGAAGACGACGAAGACTATGACCGGATCAGTGACGAAGTCGACGAAAACATTGACACGATGGTAATGAAACTGTTGACCGGTTTACCGTCGGAAACCAGGCGTCCGAGTGTGGCGGAAAAACAACAGCTGCGCGAACGGCTGGACTTCATTACGGGCGGCTCCCCACCAATGTCACATAGGATAGTCGCCGCGCCCACTAATAACACCGCGGCCACCGGTTCCAACAGCCACGGTCGCAGTGTTCAACCGCGACCGACCGAAGTTGACGCGCCCGCTGTGGTCGTCATGTCCGCTAAATCGAAAACGATCGGCGACAAGCTCGGTGGATTTTTTCAGCGGTTCTCTTTGCGCAGGCTGAGCGGCCGGCGAAATAAGGACAAGAAGAAACAAAAAGCGGAGGAATGCAACGCGACGGCGGCGGTGTCTGCACAgtcgagtaataataattgcaggCCCGATACACCGCCGCCCCCGCCGCCCGTCGCGGGACGACAGTCTAGTGCGACCGCTGCCGCCACCTCCGATAGGGGTAAAAAACCGCCGTTACCCCCGCAACCCCCGTCAGCAGATGGGTATGTTACGCGCCGGCGCCTCGTGTATGACGAAAATCGCGGTAGCCGACTGCCGCCACCGCCGGCACTGCCAACGGCTGGCAGTCGTGCGTCTCTGCAATCGCGGTCGCCCGCCGCCGTTGCCATGTCCCGTCCGGATCACCGGGCCGGTCTACTCGAGACCGACTTGGATTCGAACGTGACCAGGACATCGTCGTCATCGCTCATGATGGGCGGCGGTGGTTGTAGCCCCAACAAAAAGGCCCGTAGTCTGCTCGACTTGGGCGCTTCGTCGGCAAAATTGTCACTGGCCCCCAATGACTCGAACAGATCTTCCGCCGACGGGTCGTCCTCAAACACAACCGATTACAGGGCTAAATCCATGGAATTTCTGTTGGATAAGGAAAATCAAGCTGCCGTTCAG gctCCAGAAAATGAACTTCGTAAAGTAAATGTTAACAGTGGAGAACGGATACTTTCTGAACATGAGTTACGCATACAGCGTTCTTTGCAAAGACTCAATCTTCCTGAATGGTACAAAACATGCAATGTACCGGCTCaaggatttattttgaaaagacaTAGTGATGCTGGTTATACAACCAGTATGTCTAGTCTATCATCAAACCAATCACAGTcaccaaaaatgtattctaattacA ATAATACACTGCTTAGCCCCCAAACGCATGCTGCAACTAAGAATTTCTCACGTTGGAGTACTAGCCGTTTGAATGGATCAAATTCAAATAGTACATCTCCTTGTAGTTCAACACGGTCTTCATTTAACTATCGTCAACCATATTTGGGTTGGAGATCTCAGGAAAAATTGTCCAAACCTAGAACCCCAGCCGAACGACTTGCTGCTGGATTACTTGCTCAACAACAACACGAAccg ACATGTCAAACAAGCTTATCTGAAGTACAGTCATCAATTAAAGAAGTAACATCAGCTATAGCCAACTATGTATCGTCGTCAACGCCAGATGGAAGTAAAGAAAGGCTGAATACTGATCAGGATACCCCATCTag atgTCCATCATTTAAAGGTAGCACAGGTCGCTTATGTTGGTTGGAAAGTTCATTTGTGGGAAACAAACGACCTAGTTTAACGAGAGACACACCACCATCAGAATTAACCACACCACCATCACATCGAAAAGCTACACCTGTCagacaaattcaaaataatggcAGTTGGGTCAATG TTTCAGGTAACGCGTCGGTGGCTGTGGCACAATCAGCATCGACACCTCCAAAAAAACAACACCAAGCGGCGGGTCCCCATCTGCCGGGCGTCTCTGCGGGAGCGATCCGTTGCCGGTACTCGGAGTGTCAGCTGACGGCCACCGTTACCGAGGCCCGGCGCACGTTCAAGATGTGCCACAACTGCAATCACATGTACTGCTCGAGGCGCTGCCGGCGCGCGCACTGGCAGAACCACCGGAAAACGTGCTTGAACCGGCGCACGGCCTCGCTGTGCCCATCCATCGTGGACGCGATCAGGGCGAACGACCGGTGCGCCGAGCGGCTGTCGACTATCGCGCGGCGCGGTTATCTGACGCACGGCCGCGGGGCCGTCAAGTGCTATTTCTCGGGCGTCGAGCTGGCCGACAAGTTCGTGCGGGGCGGTGGCGACGACATGCAGTGCGAACCGGTGTACGCCAAGTGGACGGACATCGACCCGGACCTGGACGCGCTCGGGCAGCTCTGCAAGACGTACAACCCGGACACGCGGTACGTGCTGCACGTGTCTGTGTGCGTGTTGAGCGAGGTGCCCGGCCCGGGACCGGTTCAGTGGGAGCGGCACGTGGTGTACAAGTGTGCCAAGATGCACCTGGACAAGAGTCTGCGCGCCGCCGTTGCTCATCCGCCGCCACCGTCGGCCTCCGCCGAAGCCTCCGGACCGGCGGCGGACGACGGTGCGGCCGGTGCCCCGGACACACTGATACTGACCTCGTTGCCGGGATGCGACCGACGGGACGTGCGCACCGCCCGCCGCGTGTGCTTCGTCAACGTGCAGCGGCACCTCCGGCAGAGGGGTGTCGAGCTCCGTCACCAGTTCCCAGACGTGCACCAAAAGCTGTGCGAGTACGTGGACGGCGGCCCGGACGTCACGTTCACGCCGGTCACGGTGTACCCGCGGGACAGGGCGTCCGGCAAGACGTTCATGTGCATCATCATGCCGGACACGGAGCCCGAGAAGCTGAGCCTGTTGCCCGGGGACAGCGCCA